The genomic region GCGTTTGAGAGGGATCTTTCTGCGCTCAACACAGGGAAGCTGATCATGAACGTCACTGATATTTTTCATCATTTTACAACTAAGGTTCTTTAGTAATTGACTATCGACAGGCCACGCTGAATCGGCCTTAATGGCTGTAGAATCAATAATCACTGCTGAAAAATCATCCAGGCCACACTCCTTAACGCAGTTCAAAATAGCTTGATGAAAAAGATTAAGGGTCTTCTCAGAAAGAGCAGAGACTTGTTCATGAATCGTATTGCGTGAAGGGAAGCTTCCTATGCCCAAGCGCCCAATAAACTGCTGCAAGGAACTATTCTCACATAGCATACTATAGCCTCGTTCACCGTAACAATTATCATAAAAGTGACGGGCTATGAACAACGCCACCACCAATTCAGCTGGGGGGTGTTTTTGGGTAGAGCTGTTTTTAAACTCGCGGTTTCTAGTGGCGGCTCTATCTTTACTCAACTGAAGTTGATCATCTTCAATTGCCTTTTTGATCTCTTGAAATTCAGGACGAAGTATGATTTGCCCCGCAATCTTCAATGGTCCGCATAAAATTCCTATAGTTTGCCGTAATTCCTCGATGAAATATTCGGGAAAAAGAGTATCGTACATTGAAAGTCCCACTTGCTGTTATTGTCGGTGTAAGCTACTACAATATAGGCGATTAAGTGGGATTTTTTATTGGAAATTATAACTTTAAGCTATTTTTTAATAGCACTTGAGAATGATCTGTCGGAGTGCATCTGGCAAGATCTTTGGCTAGGCGACTAAGAAGCTTTGCCCCTAGTTTATGGGGATTCATTTTGATTTGTTCGCCTTCGTTGACTTACAGCTTTTTTTAAAAGATCTTCTGGTATTCATGTAGAAAGTTCTGAAAATAAAATCCCTAGGAGATTATTACAAAGCTAGCTCACGGATTTAGCTAGTATAAAGTCCTTGAGCTGATTAGCTATTTTTTTATATCCATGAGTGATGAAAGTGCACAATGAAAATATTATTTTGATTTATTTTCAAGGGCTTGTTTAGAATGATGAAATCATTGTTAATAGACTCTTTAAAGGAAACTAAAAGTTGAGATCAAATATGAAAAATAAAAAATTCACTCTTATTGAGCTATTGGTTGTTATTGCCATTATCGGCATTTTGGCGAGCCTGCTCTTGCCCACTTTAAGTAAAGCCCGCGAACGGGGAAAATCAGCAGTCTGCTTAGGTAACTTAAAGCAGGTGGGGGTCGCCACCTTTATGTATGTAATGGACAATGACACTTATTTTCATAAAGGGCACCATAAGGCGCCGCAGGCATACGAAGAATACCTTGGTATCTCAACGAAAATGTGGGAATGCCCCTCAGATAAAGGCAATTGGGATGACGGTGGTGGTGCAGTGGTGCCAGATGGTAGAACGACTTATGAAAGAAGAGGCAGTAGTTACCATTGGAATGAATATGCCGTTTATGATAAGAATAAATCAATCAATAATGTAACGGTTCCTAAGGATTATGTTTTAACAAGTAGTCGATCCCTGATGGGGTCGTGGGGTACAGGATCTAACCCAGCTAATGCACCAAATAATTTCATGTGGCACTTTGAAAAGTCTTTAAAATTCCCCATGCTCTTTGCCGATGGTCACGCGAATTTTATTTATTACGGTCCAGTTTTTGATACTATTCCAGCCTACTTTAAGTACAAGGATTATGCTAAAGGACAATTCCCTTTTTATTGCAATGATAATAGGTAAATGAATATTGTGAGATTTAATATGTGATGAAGCAGCTGGTCGACTCAGTTGCTTTTTTTGTTGGTGAGCTTAATTATTGGCGTACAGTTGTGGGTACTTTACTTAGGGCTTAATAAAGAAGGTTTAGAAGAGTATCCACCCTTTAGGGCAACTAAAAAAGTCATGGTTTGAAGTTATATTTTTTGGATTATAAACAATAAACCTGGTGGGATAAATGACTTTGAATGAATTGATTTTAGAAATTTGCCGCAATGCCGATTGGTATGCTGAAAAATTTCAGGTGAAAGTGGATAAAGAATTTGCGGCATTAAGTTTAGTAAAAGAAATCGGACAATTTGCTGAAGCACGCATGATTGAGCAGGGAATTGCAATAAAAAAGTTAAATGATGTAGAGTCAAAAGACCGTATGACGCAGGAGCTTGTCGATATCATTGCTTTAGCAATCATTAATGCAGATCTCCATAAGATCGATCTTGAAAAAGCCCTTAAGGATAAATGGATCAAAAAGACGGGAAGCTAAAATAATCCCTGTAAAGCAAGCCCGGGAGAGCAGGCGTCTCGCCAGCATAAATAAACCTCACTTTCTATAAACCCTGGGAGCACGGGCGTCTCGCCAGCATAAATAAATCTTATTTTGTAAAAAATATTTAAAACTGTTAAGTTTTTTGTTTGCGTGGTTAATTAAGTCATAAACAAGTTTAACTAAATTAGGGTTTATATATGATGAAAGGAATTTTTTGCAGTCTCTTAGTAGGTTTGACAGGGGTGATTAGTCAGCTCCAGGCCGCAGCAAGTGAAAAACCAAACATTGTTTGGATAGTAAGCGAAGATAATGGAGCTCGTTGGTTAGGCGCTTATGGAAATCCGGCAAAGCCGACGCCGACTCTAGATAAAATGGCCACGGAGGGTTTTTTATTTACCAATACCTATGCTTCGGTGCCCGTATGTGCGCCCCAGCGTTCGACTTGGATTACCGGCATCAATGCGATTTCCATGGGAACTCAGGGGATGCGAAGTGCTTTTGAGGTCCCTGGCCACATTAAGTATTACCCAGAGATTTTCCAAGAGATCGGCTACTATACGAGCAAAGGTGATGATGCCAAGAGCGACTACAACTTACGTGGGCCACGTGGGCGCAATGCCAATGATACTTGGAATGATTCCAAGAAAATTGTTTGGGAAAACTTAAAGAAAAACCAACCCTTCATTCACGTATTTAATACACATGCCACGCATGAATCACGTTCCTTCGGAGGTTTTAAGCCCGAGAAAGATAAAGTGGAAAAAGCGCAGGATTTAGCCTCTTATCACCCCGATCTTCCGGGAATGCACTTTGTGTACGATAAATACAATAAGTGCATGATGAAGCTCGATGGTGAAGTCGCGGGCTGGCTAAAGGATCTTGAAGATAATGGCCTCGCAGAAAATACGATTGTTATCTATTCGTCAGATCATGGTGGTGTATTGCCACGATCCAAGCGTTACCTTTATAATAGTGGGACCCATTGCCCCTTGATTGTGCGCATTCCGCAAAAATTTAAGCATTTGTATCCTGCGTCAAAGCCGGGCATGAAAGTGGATGAATTGGTGAGCTTCACTGATTTTCCCAAGACTTGGTTGAGCCTGGGGGGAGCGACTTCAGAACAAGTTAAGCAGATGCAGGGGCGAGTTTTTCTGGGTAAAAACAAAGAGGCTAAGCCCGAGTATGTTTTTTCCTTTAGGAATCGCATGGATGATCGCATGGATATGGTGCGTTCGGTTCGTGATGACAAGTATTTATATATTCGTAATTACATGCCCTTTGTACCCAATGGCCAGTTCTTGCCTTATACTTATAATATGGAGGCGACACGTGCCTGGAAGCAGTATTTCCTCGATGGCAAAACGAATGAAATTGAATCCCGCTTCTTTGGTGATCATCGTGAGAGTGATGAGTTCTACCTCTATAATGAAGATTATGATAACGTCAAGAATGTGGCCTTGGCACACAAGTCTGATATACAAAAAATGCGTCGTGCCTTACGCGAATGGCAGCTTAAAATTTTCGATAGTGGCTTCATATCTGAATATGATATGGTTAAGGAGCTTCGTAAGCATGAGCTCACAGCCTATGAATACGTACGCAAGCCCGAGCTCTACCCCTTGGCGGAATATATCGAGATGGCCGATAAGTCTTTAGAATATGATCCAGCTAATATTTCGCTCTTTGTCGACTCATTAGACGATAAATATATTGGTAAACGTCATTGGTCGGTATTGGGTCTTTTGAACTTGAGCTTCGCAGGTAAGTTAAAGGCGAACGCGAAAGTTCTAAGCGCACTCGAGTCCTTCATAAATCGCAAAGATGAATCAACACTTCAGCAGGCCTATGCGAGCTGGATCTTGATTCGCGAGGGCAAACAATCGGCGGGACTCGCAAAAATTCGTGCCATAGCTAAGGATGGAAATCAGTCTAGGACGATGATCAATATGCTGGATTGGATTCAATTTAAATATGTAAAAAACGTAGCTATTGAGTATTTTGTTGACGGTGAGATGGGGGGAGTTGACTCAGTGCGAGTCCTCGCAAGTGTCTTGATTGAGAATGGTTCGCCTGAGCTTGCCGACTTGACCGAGCAGTCCGAAAAACTGCGGCATTTAATCAAAGCTAAAGAAGGGCGCATCAAAAAGCTTAAAGCGGGTAAAGAGAAAAAATACTCACCTGAGCGTGTGCAAACTGAGATCAAAAAAACTCAGGGGGAGCTAGATAAGTATGAAGTCGAACGAAAAGCCATTCTCGAAAAGATGAGAAGCTTTATTTCTCAGTTTTAAATTTACTGATGAGCATTGGTATTTATGGAAGCTTTCGTTGTAGAATGAAAATGGGAGTTTGACTTGAAGTATATTTTAAGCCTTCTCGTAGTAGTTTTTGCGACAAACGCAAAAGACTTGCGTAATGATGATTATTTCATTGCTCAGACTTGGGCACAGGAAAGTGATTACCAACGAAAATACATTGTGCGAGTACCCGAAAAATCCGCTCAAAAGAAATGGCCTGTCTTTATTTTCTTGCATGGCAATGGAGGCAAGGCTGAGGCATCAATGAAAAAATTCATGAAGCAGGAGAAGCTGCTCAAGGATCATTTTATTATGGTTTTCCCTCAAGGCTATAAAGCGAGTTGGAACATCGTTTCGGAGCGAGCCAAGTCGAATGACCTTGCCTTTGTGGAATCGATCATTAAGGAATTACAGAAGTACGATAATGTTGATGCGACTAAGTTCAGTATCATGGGGAATTCCAATGGAGCGGCCCTAGTTAATCAGATTGCCATAGAGACTCAGATGACTTGTATAAAAAATTACATTTCAGCTGTGAGCCCCCTCAATGGCTACCAATACGATGGTAAGAACTTTAAAAAATGCGGGCATAATAATAATTATATTGAGGTAGCCAATCCACTCAAAGGGATTCGCCTATTAAATATATCTGGAACTCAGGATGGCTTAGTTCCCTATGAAGGTGGCGACTCTAAACGAATCCCCGCTAAAGACGGAAAACTTCCTTTTGTCGCAGCTGAGGAGTCAATTTTTATATGGGCCAAAGCGATGGGCTATACGGGAGATAAGTTAGAGAAGGGTGAACGATTAAACAAAAAAGTAGAAAAGTTTTCTTACCTAAATGGGGATCTAATTCATTATAAAGTTGATGGCGGTCACGGTGCAGGAGGTTCCATAGGAGATGCTTTATTACTGGAGTTTCTATTAGGTGAATCACTCAGATGAAAATCATAAAAATAATTAGAGTTGTGTAATGGAAATAGATTTTAATTGTCATGGTTGTGGATTGCAGTTGGCTGCTCCAAGTGAGATGGCGGGCTTGCATGTGCGTTGTGATCACTGTGATATGAAGCAAGAAGTGCCTGCGAGTTCACAAGAAATTAGTTTTTCTTGCGGGGGTTGCGCAAGATCTTTGTCAGCTCCAATCAACTACGTAGGCGGCAAAGTTCGTTGCGATCATTGCGAAACAAAAATGCTTGTGCCAAAAGCGGGGGACGAAGCTCGAATCATAGAAGAGACAAAAGTTCATGTAGTCTCTCATCCCACACCTTTAGATCCAGTAGATGTACATAGTCCGGAAGCTGAAAATACGATAGATTTGGATAATCTTTTAGATCGTGATCACGATTTAGTAGCCAGTGTAGTTACTGAACAAGATTTTAAAGTCGAAGAGCCATGTCCAAAAGAATCGCTGAGTCAAAGAGCAAAAAACTCTCGAAAAAGACAAAAATCCTCCTCGGGCTTAAGTATCTTTGTCCTTAGTTTTCTGTTGGTATTTACTGTTATTATTTGTGTAATCTATCAGAAGAAGATAAAAATAAATGATGATTCATCAATGGCACAAAGTGCTGAGTCTTCAGCGGCTGAATACGAGCCCGTCTTTGGGGCAGCCTCGAGCCCTGGCGAGCTGAATCAAAATTTGGAGGTGTCGGAACCATTAAGCCAAAAGCATATAGAAATTGTGGAGCGTATGGTTCAGCTGCCCAAGCCATTGATAATGCGTGATTGGTTAAAAGTATCCC from Lentisphaera profundi harbors:
- a CDS encoding type II secretion system protein gives rise to the protein MKNKKFTLIELLVVIAIIGILASLLLPTLSKARERGKSAVCLGNLKQVGVATFMYVMDNDTYFHKGHHKAPQAYEEYLGISTKMWECPSDKGNWDDGGGAVVPDGRTTYERRGSSYHWNEYAVYDKNKSINNVTVPKDYVLTSSRSLMGSWGTGSNPANAPNNFMWHFEKSLKFPMLFADGHANFIYYGPVFDTIPAYFKYKDYAKGQFPFYCNDNR
- a CDS encoding sulfatase, with amino-acid sequence MMKGIFCSLLVGLTGVISQLQAAASEKPNIVWIVSEDNGARWLGAYGNPAKPTPTLDKMATEGFLFTNTYASVPVCAPQRSTWITGINAISMGTQGMRSAFEVPGHIKYYPEIFQEIGYYTSKGDDAKSDYNLRGPRGRNANDTWNDSKKIVWENLKKNQPFIHVFNTHATHESRSFGGFKPEKDKVEKAQDLASYHPDLPGMHFVYDKYNKCMMKLDGEVAGWLKDLEDNGLAENTIVIYSSDHGGVLPRSKRYLYNSGTHCPLIVRIPQKFKHLYPASKPGMKVDELVSFTDFPKTWLSLGGATSEQVKQMQGRVFLGKNKEAKPEYVFSFRNRMDDRMDMVRSVRDDKYLYIRNYMPFVPNGQFLPYTYNMEATRAWKQYFLDGKTNEIESRFFGDHRESDEFYLYNEDYDNVKNVALAHKSDIQKMRRALREWQLKIFDSGFISEYDMVKELRKHELTAYEYVRKPELYPLAEYIEMADKSLEYDPANISLFVDSLDDKYIGKRHWSVLGLLNLSFAGKLKANAKVLSALESFINRKDESTLQQAYASWILIREGKQSAGLAKIRAIAKDGNQSRTMINMLDWIQFKYVKNVAIEYFVDGEMGGVDSVRVLASVLIENGSPELADLTEQSEKLRHLIKAKEGRIKKLKAGKEKKYSPERVQTEIKKTQGELDKYEVERKAILEKMRSFISQF